A genomic window from bacterium includes:
- the rplQ gene encoding 50S ribosomal protein L17, producing MGHQDKTAKLNRTKSHREAMLSNMAMSLFQHRMIKTTSARAKALRPVVDRLITIAKKNTLASKRLVADTVRVKEVYTKLFTEIVPQFTDRNSGYTRVIKLGVRRGDGAPMSVVELLTAKPPIESEEKDKAAEKKGGGLKGALSRARAKAGSKGKKATAAKKTAKKPAKKAASKAK from the coding sequence ATGGGACATCAGGATAAAACCGCGAAACTGAACCGCACCAAATCCCACCGGGAGGCGATGCTGTCCAATATGGCGATGTCGCTGTTTCAGCATCGCATGATCAAAACAACCAGTGCCAGAGCAAAGGCCCTGCGCCCGGTGGTTGATCGTCTCATCACGATCGCCAAAAAGAATACCCTCGCCTCCAAACGGTTGGTCGCTGATACGGTCAGAGTGAAAGAAGTCTACACCAAGCTCTTCACCGAGATCGTCCCGCAATTCACCGACCGCAATTCCGGCTACACCCGGGTTATCAAACTCGGCGTGCGTCGTGGCGATGGCGCCCCGATGTCGGTGGTCGAACTGCTGACCGCCAAACCGCCGATTGAGTCGGAGGAGAAGGACAAAGCGGCCGAGAAGAAGGGTGGCGGGCTGAAAGGCGCGCTCTCCCGTGCTCGCGCCAAAGCCGGCTCCAAAGGCAAGAAGGCAACTGCCGCCAAAAAGACGGCGAAGAAGCCTGCCAAGAAGGCCGCTTCCAAAGCGAAGTAG
- the map gene encoding type I methionyl aminopeptidase, whose amino-acid sequence MIVLKTTEELDIMREAGRITAMTLDMVEENIEAGLTTGQLDMLVEDFIRSHGAIPAFKNYHGYPASACVSIDSEVVHGIPGKRVIKEGQIVSVDIGAIVNNYYGDSARTFGIGEVSAEKKRLMKVTQEALSAAIDKARKGNRLGQVSSTVQQIAEAAGFGVVRQLVGHGIGRKMHEEPQVPNFGSPNEGPVLQVGMVIAIEPMVNLGTYDVKTMPDGWTIVTADGAPSAHFEHTVAITDNGPEILTKA is encoded by the coding sequence GTGATAGTGCTGAAGACGACAGAAGAACTCGACATCATGCGTGAGGCCGGTAGAATTACCGCCATGACGCTGGATATGGTCGAGGAGAATATCGAAGCCGGTCTCACCACCGGACAGCTCGATATGCTGGTCGAGGACTTCATCCGGTCGCACGGCGCCATTCCGGCCTTCAAGAATTACCACGGCTACCCGGCCTCCGCCTGTGTCTCCATCGATAGTGAGGTGGTCCACGGCATCCCGGGGAAACGGGTGATCAAGGAAGGGCAGATCGTGTCGGTCGATATCGGGGCGATCGTGAACAACTATTACGGCGACTCCGCCCGTACATTTGGTATTGGCGAGGTTTCGGCAGAGAAAAAACGGCTGATGAAGGTGACTCAAGAAGCACTTTCGGCTGCTATTGACAAAGCCAGAAAAGGCAATAGATTAGGGCAAGTTTCGTCGACTGTCCAGCAGATTGCGGAAGCGGCCGGTTTTGGCGTGGTACGTCAACTGGTCGGTCATGGCATTGGCCGCAAAATGCACGAGGAACCCCAGGTCCCTAACTTTGGTTCGCCCAACGAGGGTCCGGTCCTGCAAGTCGGTATGGTCATTGCGATTGAACCGATGGTGAACTTGGGAACGTATGATGTGAAGACAATGCCGGACGGATGGACCATCGTCACTGCCGATGGCGCACCTTCCGCCCATTTTGAGCACACGGTCGCCATTACGGATAATGGCCCCGAAATATTGACTAAAGCGTAA
- the infA gene encoding translation initiation factor IF-1 translates to MPKEETITVEGKVVEPLPNAMFRVQLDNGHIVLAHISGKMRMHFIKILPGDKVTLELSPYDLTRGRITYRYK, encoded by the coding sequence ATGCCCAAAGAAGAAACGATTACCGTTGAAGGCAAGGTGGTAGAGCCCTTGCCGAATGCCATGTTCCGGGTACAACTCGACAACGGTCACATCGTTCTGGCGCATATCTCCGGTAAGATGCGAATGCACTTTATCAAGATATTACCCGGTGACAAGGTCACGCTGGAGCTGTCACCGTATGATCTCACTCGCGGCCGGATCACGTACCGGTACAAGTGA
- the rpmJ gene encoding 50S ribosomal protein L36: MKVRSAIKKRCEHCKVIRRRGVLRVICTKNPSHKQRQG; this comes from the coding sequence ATGAAAGTCAGATCGGCGATCAAAAAACGGTGCGAACACTGCAAGGTCATCAGACGGCGCGGCGTTCTGCGCGTGATCTGCACCAAAAACCCCAGCCACAAACAGCGCCAGGGGTAA
- the secY gene encoding preprotein translocase subunit SecY produces MFETFRSIFRIEELRRRIFFTLALLVVYRVGGHIPTPGVDGSVLAAFMGQQGSIFGLLDLFAGGAFAKATIFAMGIMPYISASIMLQLLGAVVPYLQRLQREGEEGRRKITQYTRYLTVLIAALQAYGTAVFITSINYNGVPAVHMATAGFIPLTILTFTCGTIFIMWLGEQITERGIGNGISLIIFIGIIARFPDAIVEEAQFVLSGTRSILVEILVVALMIGVIAAVILMTRAQRRIPVQYPRKVIGRRVYGGATTHLPLSVNSAGVIPIIFAQSIMFLPSTVAQIFPNTEWLQNLVAVSLAPGGWWYSIIYALIIIFFAYFYTAIVFNPIEIADNMRKNGGYIPGIRPGKNTADYIEKILTRITLPGALFFAAIAVLPWVLVGQFNVNYFFGGTGLLIVVGVALDTLQQIESHLLMRHYDGFMKKGRIRGRSM; encoded by the coding sequence GTGTTTGAGACATTTAGATCGATATTCCGCATAGAAGAGCTGCGCCGGCGCATTTTCTTTACGCTGGCGCTTCTGGTTGTCTATCGGGTTGGCGGACATATCCCGACCCCGGGTGTGGATGGCTCTGTGCTGGCCGCATTCATGGGACAACAGGGTTCGATTTTTGGTCTGTTGGATCTGTTCGCCGGCGGCGCGTTCGCCAAGGCGACTATTTTCGCCATGGGGATCATGCCCTACATCTCAGCCTCCATTATGTTGCAGTTGCTCGGTGCGGTCGTCCCGTACCTGCAGCGCCTGCAGCGTGAAGGGGAAGAGGGACGTCGCAAGATCACCCAGTATACCCGTTACCTGACCGTGCTCATCGCGGCCCTCCAGGCGTACGGGACGGCGGTCTTCATTACCAGTATCAACTACAACGGCGTACCGGCAGTCCATATGGCTACCGCCGGATTCATTCCGTTAACGATCCTGACTTTCACCTGCGGTACGATCTTCATCATGTGGCTCGGCGAGCAGATCACGGAACGTGGTATCGGCAACGGTATCTCGTTGATCATCTTCATCGGCATCATCGCCCGCTTCCCGGATGCGATCGTCGAAGAAGCCCAGTTCGTCCTTTCCGGGACCCGCTCCATTCTCGTTGAGATCCTGGTCGTCGCCCTGATGATCGGTGTCATCGCCGCGGTCATTCTGATGACGCGCGCCCAGCGCCGCATCCCGGTCCAGTATCCCCGCAAGGTGATCGGTCGTCGCGTTTATGGTGGCGCCACCACGCACTTGCCGCTGTCGGTCAACTCCGCCGGTGTCATCCCGATCATTTTCGCCCAGTCGATCATGTTCCTGCCGTCGACCGTCGCGCAGATCTTCCCGAATACGGAATGGCTGCAGAACCTGGTCGCCGTTTCGCTCGCTCCGGGCGGCTGGTGGTACTCGATCATCTATGCATTGATCATTATCTTCTTCGCGTATTTCTACACGGCGATCGTGTTTAACCCGATCGAGATCGCGGACAATATGCGGAAGAACGGTGGCTATATTCCGGGTATTCGTCCCGGCAAAAACACCGCCGACTATATCGAAAAGATCCTGACCCGTATCACGCTCCCCGGCGCGCTCTTTTTCGCCGCGATCGCGGTCCTGCCGTGGGTGTTGGTCGGCCAGTTTAACGTGAACTATTTCTTCGGCGGCACCGGCCTTCTGATCGTGGTTGGTGTGGCGCTTGATACTCTCCAGCAGATCGAGTCGCATCTCTTGATGCGACACTACGACGGCTTCATGAAGAAGGGTCGTATTCGCGGGAGATCGATGTAA
- the rpsM gene encoding 30S ribosomal protein S13 — protein MARIAGVDLPKDKRIEIGLTYIYGIGRFTATEILQKTGIKPEVRVNKLSDDDVAKLRRVIENEYSVEGNLRGEVNMSIKRLIDIGCYRGLRHRRGLPVRGQRTKTNARTRKGPRKSVGGLKKKAPGKT, from the coding sequence TTGGCTCGTATTGCCGGTGTTGATCTACCGAAAGACAAACGGATCGAAATCGGGTTGACCTATATTTATGGGATCGGCCGATTCACCGCCACCGAGATCCTGCAGAAAACCGGCATCAAGCCCGAAGTTCGTGTGAACAAACTGTCGGACGATGATGTCGCAAAACTCCGCCGAGTGATCGAAAACGAATACTCGGTCGAGGGAAACCTGCGTGGCGAAGTGAACATGAGCATCAAGCGGCTGATCGATATCGGCTGCTATCGCGGCCTGCGCCATCGTCGCGGTCTCCCCGTGCGCGGCCAGCGCACCAAAACCAATGCCCGTACTCGTAAGGGTCCGCGCAAATCCGTGGGCGGCCTGAAGAAGAAGGCCCCCGGCAAGACTTGA
- a CDS encoding NAD(P)-dependent glycerol-3-phosphate dehydrogenase — translation MAERITILGAGSWGMAIARLLDLNGRDVLLWAYDPREYYRLLQERGDPTKLPRLHLAQTIEISNDLQAAIEDCDLVVLAVPAQHLRAVLRELGSRLRPRIGVVNLAKGIETGSLKRMSEVVYEETQLSLDRICTLSGPSHAEEVALDMPTTVVVAGSSDPLIGRVQEIFSNLVFRVYRSSDLLGVELGGSLKNVIAIAAGIVDGLGFGDNTKGALITRGLAEMTRLGVTLGAKPETFAGLSGLGDLVTTCCSRHSRNRWVGEQIGTGKKLHEILLTMSMVAEGVETTRSAYSLARHCGVEMPITTEVFRVLFDGKPPLEAIEQLMGRSLKAEVWRQPD, via the coding sequence ATGGCCGAACGGATCACTATTCTGGGGGCCGGATCCTGGGGAATGGCGATCGCTCGATTGCTCGACCTGAATGGCCGCGACGTTCTCCTCTGGGCCTACGATCCGCGAGAATACTATCGACTCCTGCAGGAACGCGGTGATCCCACCAAATTGCCGCGACTGCATCTTGCTCAGACCATAGAGATATCCAACGACCTGCAGGCGGCGATCGAAGATTGTGATCTCGTGGTCCTGGCTGTCCCGGCACAACATCTCCGCGCAGTATTGCGGGAATTGGGCAGTCGCCTTCGTCCGCGAATTGGCGTCGTCAATCTGGCCAAAGGAATAGAGACCGGTTCGCTCAAGCGAATGTCTGAGGTCGTCTATGAGGAGACGCAACTCTCCCTCGATCGTATTTGCACGCTCTCCGGACCATCACATGCCGAAGAGGTCGCGCTTGATATGCCGACCACCGTGGTGGTTGCCGGTTCCTCCGACCCGCTCATTGGGCGAGTCCAGGAAATATTCAGTAATCTGGTTTTTCGCGTCTATCGAAGCTCCGATCTTTTGGGGGTTGAACTCGGCGGATCGCTCAAAAACGTCATCGCGATCGCGGCCGGGATTGTTGACGGCCTCGGCTTCGGTGACAACACCAAAGGGGCGCTGATCACGCGCGGCCTGGCTGAAATGACCCGGCTCGGAGTTACTCTCGGGGCAAAACCGGAGACGTTCGCCGGACTCTCCGGACTTGGCGACTTGGTCACCACCTGCTGTTCCCGACACAGCCGCAACCGCTGGGTGGGAGAACAGATCGGAACCGGCAAAAAACTGCATGAGATCCTGCTGACTATGAGCATGGTCGCGGAGGGTGTGGAAACGACTCGTTCCGCCTACAGTCTCGCCCGACACTGTGGCGTCGAAATGCCGATCACAACCGAGGTCTTTCGGGTGCTCTTCGATGGCAAACCGCCGCTCGAGGCTATCGAACAACTGATGGGACGATCACTCAAAGCTGAGGTCTGGCGACAGCCCGACTGA
- the rpmD gene encoding 50S ribosomal protein L30 has translation MARLKVTQIKSTIDKKEPQKRTIKALGLGRPRSTAIHNDTPQIRGMIRAVTHLVTVEEIE, from the coding sequence ATGGCCAGACTTAAAGTTACCCAGATCAAAAGTACGATCGACAAGAAAGAGCCGCAGAAGCGTACGATCAAGGCGCTCGGCTTGGGTCGTCCGCGCAGTACGGCGATCCACAATGACACTCCGCAGATCCGCGGCATGATTCGCGCCGTCACCCATCTCGTGACGGTCGAAGAGATAGAGTAA
- a CDS encoding adenylate kinase has product MNLVFLGPPGSGKGTQAARLSARLGLVHLSTGDLLREAVKHGTPLGQQAEGFMKRGELVSDALIIGLIEEKINKGELNTGVIFDGFPRTIPQAEALKQMLTGHEIGLDHAVLFDVPDEEIVRRLSGRWYCPTCNAGYNYPLQVPKVDGKCDKDNSQLKRRPDDEESVVRNRLDVYKKQTQPIEEYYRREGLLIAIKADIAPEAVFDALLEATRGQRTR; this is encoded by the coding sequence ATGAATTTGGTCTTCCTTGGCCCTCCCGGTTCTGGAAAAGGCACGCAGGCAGCGCGCCTTTCCGCACGTCTGGGACTGGTGCATCTTTCGACCGGTGACCTGCTTCGTGAGGCCGTCAAACACGGCACTCCGCTCGGCCAGCAGGCCGAAGGGTTCATGAAGCGCGGCGAACTGGTATCGGATGCACTCATCATCGGGCTGATCGAAGAGAAGATCAATAAGGGTGAATTGAACACTGGGGTCATCTTTGACGGCTTTCCTCGGACCATTCCGCAGGCCGAAGCCCTCAAACAGATGCTGACCGGTCACGAGATCGGTCTCGATCATGCCGTCTTGTTCGATGTCCCCGATGAAGAGATCGTTCGTCGACTTTCCGGGCGCTGGTATTGCCCGACCTGCAACGCCGGATACAATTACCCGCTGCAGGTGCCTAAAGTTGACGGCAAATGTGACAAGGATAACAGCCAGTTGAAGCGCCGCCCCGACGATGAAGAGTCGGTGGTTCGCAATCGTCTGGACGTTTATAAGAAGCAGACCCAGCCGATCGAAGAGTACTATCGGCGTGAGGGACTGCTGATCGCAATAAAGGCTGACATCGCCCCGGAAGCCGTCTTTGACGCCCTTCTGGAAGCGACACGTGGTCAGAGAACCAGGTGA
- the plsY gene encoding glycerol-3-phosphate 1-O-acyltransferase PlsY, whose protein sequence is MITAIAVLALAFLIGGIPFGLLVAKAYGIRDLRAQGSGNIGATNVWRVAGAKAALWVYLLDIGKGVVAVLIARLIDQSAMPRDWYLVLAALLVVLGHIFSPYLRFKGGKGVNTGLGVMLVLMPVEVLISLGVFVIVVSLTRYISLGSIIASLTLVTVALIERLALVREISFVYIGLTILLALAIILTHRTNIRRLIEGTESKFSLSSKGRG, encoded by the coding sequence ATGATCACGGCGATAGCTGTTCTGGCGCTCGCATTCCTGATCGGCGGAATTCCGTTTGGATTGCTGGTCGCGAAAGCTTATGGCATTCGCGACCTCCGCGCTCAGGGTTCCGGTAATATCGGTGCCACCAATGTCTGGCGCGTGGCCGGTGCCAAAGCCGCGCTCTGGGTCTACCTGCTCGATATCGGCAAGGGTGTGGTGGCGGTCCTGATCGCCCGCTTGATAGATCAATCCGCCATGCCACGCGACTGGTATCTCGTGCTGGCGGCACTGTTGGTTGTTTTGGGACATATCTTTTCCCCCTACCTGCGCTTCAAAGGCGGGAAAGGGGTTAATACCGGCCTCGGCGTGATGCTGGTGCTTATGCCGGTCGAAGTTCTCATTTCGCTTGGAGTATTTGTAATCGTGGTTTCCTTGACTCGCTATATCTCTCTTGGCTCGATCATCGCGTCGCTGACGTTGGTCACCGTAGCGCTCATCGAGCGACTTGCACTCGTGAGAGAGATCAGCTTCGTATACATCGGCCTGACTATCCTGCTTGCACTGGCGATCATCCTGACTCACCGAACCAACATTCGACGACTCATTGAGGGGACCGAAAGCAAGTTCAGCCTGTCATCGAAGGGGAGAGGTTAG
- a CDS encoding DNA-directed RNA polymerase subunit alpha encodes MKWKPLTMPKEVVNDQSSSTENMSRFIVEPLERGYGVTLGNSLRRVLLSSIQGAAVTGIRVKGALHEFATIPGVYEDVTHIVLNVKSIIVRFHAEEMKTVRLRAKTIGKLTAGMIEADGDVEILNPEQPICELTEAIDFEMELDIEPGRGYHIADMNKRPDAPVNTVFIDSLFSPVTKVSYFVENTRVGQKTDYDRLILELHTNGAITPEDALSYGAKLLKDHLQLFIHLDEQVMVEEMPQEDEEILRVRNLLKTRVDELELSVRSSNCLRAANIQTMADLVTKSEAEMLKYRNFGRKSLNEIGALLEQMNLSFGMDISRFMEPAKK; translated from the coding sequence ATGAAGTGGAAACCGCTGACCATGCCCAAAGAGGTCGTCAACGATCAGTCGTCGTCGACTGAAAACATGTCGCGCTTTATCGTGGAACCGCTCGAACGCGGCTACGGCGTGACCCTGGGCAACAGCCTTCGCCGGGTGCTCCTCTCGTCCATTCAGGGAGCTGCGGTGACAGGTATTCGCGTCAAAGGGGCGCTGCACGAATTTGCCACCATCCCTGGCGTCTATGAAGATGTCACGCACATCGTGCTCAATGTCAAAAGCATTATCGTTCGCTTTCATGCCGAAGAGATGAAGACCGTCCGCCTCAGAGCCAAAACCATTGGCAAACTGACCGCCGGTATGATCGAGGCAGACGGCGATGTCGAGATCCTCAATCCCGAACAGCCTATTTGCGAACTGACCGAAGCGATCGATTTCGAGATGGAACTCGATATCGAACCGGGTCGTGGCTATCATATCGCCGATATGAACAAGCGCCCCGACGCGCCGGTCAACACTGTCTTTATCGATTCGCTGTTCTCGCCGGTCACCAAGGTCTCGTACTTCGTGGAGAACACCCGCGTTGGACAGAAGACCGACTATGACCGCTTGATCCTCGAACTCCATACCAACGGCGCCATCACTCCGGAGGACGCGCTCTCCTACGGCGCCAAGTTGCTCAAGGACCACTTGCAGCTCTTCATCCATCTCGACGAACAGGTCATGGTGGAAGAGATGCCGCAGGAGGACGAAGAGATACTGCGCGTGCGCAACCTGCTCAAGACCCGGGTGGATGAACTGGAGCTTTCCGTTCGTTCCTCCAACTGTCTGCGGGCCGCGAACATTCAGACCATGGCCGACCTGGTCACCAAGTCCGAAGCCGAGATGCTGAAATATCGCAATTTCGGTCGTAAATCGCTAAACGAGATCGGCGCCTTGCTGGAGCAGATGAACCTGTCATTCGGCATGGACATCTCCAGATTCATGGAACCGGCCAAGAAGTAA
- the rpsK gene encoding 30S ribosomal protein S11, whose translation MAEPKGKKRVKKKVRTTESNGIAFIKATFNNTIVTVADSQGRTISWGTAGKVGFKGSKKSTPFAAQMAASTAAKEAMDLGLRRVEVHVKGPGAGREAAIRSLSAAGLEVTLIKDVTPIPHNGCRAPKRRRV comes from the coding sequence GTGGCTGAACCAAAAGGCAAAAAACGCGTCAAAAAGAAAGTTCGTACCACTGAGTCGAACGGCATCGCGTTTATCAAGGCGACGTTCAACAATACCATCGTGACCGTGGCTGATTCCCAGGGACGTACCATCTCGTGGGGAACGGCCGGCAAAGTCGGCTTCAAGGGCTCCAAAAAGTCCACGCCGTTTGCCGCCCAGATGGCGGCCTCAACCGCCGCGAAAGAAGCGATGGATCTCGGCTTGCGTCGAGTCGAAGTGCATGTCAAAGGCCCGGGCGCCGGTCGCGAAGCCGCGATCCGTTCGCTCTCGGCTGCCGGTCTCGAAGTGACCCTGATCAAGGATGTCACGCCGATCCCGCACAACGGCTGCCGCGCCCCCAAGCGCCGCCGCGTCTGA
- the rplO gene encoding 50S ribosomal protein L15 encodes MELHTLRPPAGAKKARKRVGRGPGSGMGKTSARGHKGARARAGYKDKRYFEGGQMPLHRRLPKFGFTNVFKDEFQVVNLTDLARCTGSEISVKTLKEAGVIRTINTPIKILGNGSIDRPLTVKAAAFSKSAITKIEAAGGKTEVTK; translated from the coding sequence ATGGAACTTCACACCTTACGACCCCCTGCGGGCGCAAAGAAGGCTCGCAAACGGGTCGGACGCGGCCCCGGCAGCGGCATGGGCAAAACCTCTGCTCGCGGACACAAGGGTGCCAGAGCGCGAGCCGGCTACAAAGATAAACGTTACTTCGAGGGCGGCCAGATGCCCTTGCATCGTCGTTTGCCGAAATTCGGCTTCACTAACGTCTTCAAAGACGAGTTCCAGGTCGTCAATCTGACCGACCTCGCTCGCTGCACCGGATCAGAGATCTCGGTGAAGACGCTCAAAGAAGCCGGCGTCATTCGCACGATCAACACTCCGATCAAGATCCTGGGCAACGGCTCGATCGATCGTCCGCTCACCGTTAAGGCGGCGGCTTTCTCCAAATCGGCTATTACCAAGATTGAAGCTGCGGGCGGCAAAACCGAGGTAACCAAGTAG
- the rpsD gene encoding 30S ribosomal protein S4 — protein MARYHEAVCRLCRREGEKLFLKGARCLTDKCAIERRQFAPGQHGQNTRRKVSAYGLQLREKQKIRRTYGVLETQFHNYFEKADAKTGITGENLVQFLECRLDNIVYRLGFAASRKQARQLVRHRHILVNGKIVDIPSYQVKPQEVIRVKDKSKNLEQIHASLKLGHGAEFAWLRLNKAALEGELLAVPQRSDVPLTANEQLVVELYSK, from the coding sequence ATGGCTCGTTATCATGAAGCTGTATGCAGACTGTGCCGCCGCGAAGGAGAAAAGCTCTTTCTTAAAGGCGCGCGCTGTCTGACCGATAAATGCGCGATCGAACGGCGTCAGTTCGCCCCCGGTCAGCACGGTCAGAACACTCGTCGGAAAGTCTCTGCGTATGGTTTGCAGTTGAGAGAAAAGCAGAAGATCCGCCGTACCTATGGCGTGCTCGAAACGCAATTCCACAACTACTTCGAAAAAGCCGACGCCAAAACCGGTATTACCGGCGAAAACCTGGTCCAATTCCTGGAATGCCGCCTGGACAATATCGTCTATCGTCTCGGGTTCGCCGCCTCGCGCAAGCAGGCACGCCAACTCGTCCGGCATCGGCATATCCTGGTCAACGGTAAAATAGTCGATATCCCGTCCTACCAGGTGAAACCTCAGGAAGTTATCCGCGTTAAGGATAAGTCCAAGAATCTCGAGCAGATTCACGCATCCCTGAAACTGGGTCACGGCGCCGAATTCGCCTGGCTCCGTCTCAACAAGGCTGCGTTGGAAGGTGAACTGTTGGCTGTCCCGCAGCGCTCGGATGTGCCGCTGACCGCCAATGAGCAGCTCGTTGTCGAGTTGTATTCCAAGTAA